TTCAAGATCACCAACATCCCGAGCGGCGACCGCGCGCTGGTCTGGAAGCTGACCCGGCAGCGCTACTACTGCGTGCCCATCATCCGCCACGGCAAGTCGGTCATCTTCGAGGTGAGCGACGATTCGCAAGTCATCGCGAAGTATCTCGACGCAAAGCTGCAGCTCGGGCTGTTCCTGTGGGACCTGGAGGGCGAGCAGTCGATCATGTGGCGCTACATCGAGAACGAGGTGGAAGGCATCGGCTTCAAGCTCAACGACATCTACTGGCGGGAAGTGGTGCCGGCGGCGGACCAGGTGGCCTTCCTGCGCCACAAGGAACGCAAGTTCGGGCGCGGCTGCATCGAGCGCTGGCGGGCGCAGCAAAAAGAGCTGCTGGCGCAGTTCGAGCAACGGCTGCTGCCGTTCGAGCAAATGCTGCTGCACCGGCCGTTCCTGCTGGGGCACCGGCCGCGCTTTGTGGACTTCGACCTTTACGGCATCGTGGGCAACTTCCTTTACTCCGGTCATTACCGCCTGCCGGCAGCGCACACGCGCCTGCGGAAATGGCACGCGCGGATGACCCACGCGCGGTTGGCCTCGGTCGCCGAGGACGAGGACGTGCCGTTCTGACCAAACAAGAAAGGTATTGAACAATGAAACTCCTGTTACCCTGGTTATGTGTAGTGGCACTCGCGGCCGGGCTGGGCTGGGTTTATTCCGTCGGCCAGAAGAAAGATGCCGAGCTCGCGGCGCTGCGCGAGGAGAGCCAGCAACTGCAGAAGCTGCAGGCCGACCTGGAGGAAACCAAGAACGTCCGCGCCCAGGCGGAAAGCGATGAGCTGGCTCGCCTGCGCAAGGACCACGAAGAGCTGTTGCGGCTGCGCAACGAAGTCCGCCAGTTGCGCGCCGACAAGCAGCAGCTCACTACGCAGGCCCAAACGGCGCAAGCGCAAGCCCAGAGCGTTCAGCAGCAAATGCAGGCGCTGGCCCAGAACCCCAAACAAGCCCCCGCCCAGCTGCAGCTTAACCCCGCAGCCCAGACGGCCATGTGCATCAACAACCTGCGGCGGATTGACGCCGCCAAACTTCAGTGGGCGTTGGAGAATCAAAAGCCGGCTGGCGCATTGCTCACCGCCGCGGACCTGGCGCCCTACCTCAGGACCAACACGCTGCCGGCCTGCCCGGCCGGCGGAGTCTACACGCTCAACCAGATCGGCCTGGCGCCCATCTGCAACATCCCCGGCCACACCTTGTCGAAGTAACCCTGGTTCCGGAACCCATCCGCGTCGTTGCTGTAACGCCACAGACCAGGGGGTAACCCAGAAATGCCAAGGAATTCCCTAGTTGTTGGTTTTGCTAGAACGCACGACGGTGAAGCAGACTTAACGGTCTGGTCCCGCACGGGCCGTTAAGGGTCGTTGGTGGGTGCGGGGAGTGGATAACACGTGGGCCGGACGACCACTGGGAAAAACGGGACAGCCCAAGACGGCTATGAAAAGGATAGAGGCTAGGGGAATGGGCCTGACCGCAGGCAGACAGACGGAGACACGGAACGCTTCACAAGGTTGCAGAGGCCATTGGTATGGGCTGGCGAACTGCATGGCTTCCGGAGGGGCAATAGCGCTCGCCGGCATGTTGTTGGTCGCTGCCACAATGTATGCCGCCGAGCCAGAGGCCGCGGGCCAGGCTCAGGGTGATCAGCAAGGCCTGGCAGGCAGTCAAGGACTGGCGCTGGAGGCATCGCAATCGGCATCGCTGTGCCCCAGCAACAGTGTCACCCTGACTACAAACACCGTGTCTGCCAGCCAGCAAGCAAATCAAGGTGGGAAAGTTGAATCCGGGCAGACGGATAAATTCCCCAAGGACAATAAAGTTGGGCCACTACCGCCAGTGAACCTCAGAATTGTCGGAAGTTCCTAATTAGCTCGCAGCGACTGTCACCGGCCGACCCCTCCGGCCGGTGCAATCGCCCGGCACCGGCCGTCGTGACACCCTGTGCGGGCGCAGCTTTAGTGCGTGATTTCGCAAATCCACCATTGTATTGCCTGCGCGTAGCGCGGAAACCAACCTGACCTGAATAGGTTAGAATGGTCTTGCCGGGCGGGTGGGCTCCAGAAATGTGCCGCAAGCCGGGTTTATCCGGCCACACCCACCGTCTGTCATCCCAACGACAGGCTCCGCCCGCCCCCCGACCCTGAGGCACCCCGCCCCCAAGCCGGATACGGCGAAAAGACGGCGCCAATCCGGCGGGACCCCGGTGTGTATCCCATGGGGGTCGGCCCCCATGGGATACACACAGGGCCATAACGGGTGTCACAGCGTTGTCACACCGGCACTTCCGGCTCTAGTGGGCTTTGAAACCGAATATTCTCGGGAATCACCACTGTCCCAAAAATGGACACGGCGCTGATTTCCGCCAGGACGGCTATACGATTCAGGAATACGTGACTGTATTAATTGATCGCGGGGAGTGGTCGTTTCAGAGAGAGCTCAGCTTGCAGACGGTGGCACGAATGTCAGTGCGTCAGAAGGGAAATTGTGACATGGGGCGCGCGGAACGCGGGTCCAGGGCTGCCAAGTCCTGGCAGGTTGAGGGCAAAGCCCGTTTCTGGAAAAGCTGAAATATTGAATAGGCAAGCGCGCGACGGAGCACACCCCAGCGTTCCCTACCTTCCCCACTGCAAGGCGGTTTGGGCAACAGGCCCTGCCGATGCGCCCCGAGCGGCGTGCCGCCTGCGCTTACTGCTTGAGTGAGTCGAACCAGACTTTGGCGCCGGACAAGCTAGGCACGAAGCAGCCGCTGTGGTCGGCGCTGGGAACGGGGTTGATGAGCAGCACCTGCGCCGCCCCGCGCGCCACGAAGTTGCTGTAGGCAACCTGCGAGTTGGCGTAGAGCACGTCGGCATCCGCGCCGCAGTGATACAGTTGCATCGGCGCGACGGGCTTCCATTGAGTGAGGTCGTTATCGCGCAAGGCCTGGCGCAGCGGGCTGCCGGGGTCATATTGCAGCGACCAGAGCGCCTCGGCGGAAAGCAGGGCAGACAGGTTGCAGGCAGGCAGGCAGCCGTCGATGACCTCGCTGGCGGTGCTGCCATTGAAGAGCGGCGGGATGGTTGTGTCGTAGGGCGCCGCCAGCAGCGCCGACCAATCCGACGCCAGCGCATACACGCGCTGATACGCCGTCAGCACGAAAGCGTAGTAACAGGGATTGGGCGGACAGCGCGTCGAAAGCAAGTCATTCAGTTCCACGCCTGACATATCGTACGGCCCGGCCATGGGCGCGCTGGCGGTGATGGCAAACTCATTCGTGTGATACTTCTCCAACTCGCGGTGTAACGCCATCGTCGCGTGCCCGCCTTGCGAATAACCGACCAGGAAGATCTGACCATTAAGAGGCACGCTATTGCTGGCGCAGAAGCGCCGGCCGGCGCGCAGCATGTCCACGCACGCTGTCGCCTCGCTGCGGGCATGGACGTAAGGATGAAAACCGGGGCTGTCACCCAACCCCAGGTAATCCGGCAGCACCGTCGCATAACCGACCGAGGCAAACACCAGGCCCGCGATTGCTTCGCCCAGGCCTTTGGACGCGACATCGTTTGTCTCGGTGGTCGTGCCGTGCTGGTAGCTCAACAGCGGCAGCGCCCGGCCGACGCCCTGGGGCAGGCACGCCGCGCCGGAAGCCTGGGTGCGCCCGCCCAGCGGGTCGATCGTCTCATACACGACCTTGTAAAAGCTCACCCCGTTCTGCGCCGTGACAGGTATGCCGTGATAGGAGAACAACGAATTGAGGGCGCTCACCGTGTAAGTCTGCAACAGGTTTGACGACAGCAGCTTGCCGCGCGTGGCCGGCGGGA
The window above is part of the Candidatus Paceibacterota bacterium genome. Proteins encoded here:
- a CDS encoding alpha/beta fold hydrolase; its protein translation is MASVGTVPAQGLRFTSSCRATNGVTLAWTNAVAGQAYTLQARERLANSLWLTVDATQGWPALETQWDETTCASQAMRFYRVIAVPPATRGKLLSSNLLQTYTVSALNSLFSYHGIPVTAQNGVSFYKVVYETIDPLGGRTQASGAACLPQGVGRALPLLSYQHGTTTETNDVASKGLGEAIAGLVFASVGYATVLPDYLGLGDSPGFHPYVHARSEATACVDMLRAGRRFCASNSVPLNGQIFLVGYSQGGHATMALHRELEKYHTNEFAITASAPMAGPYDMSGVELNDLLSTRCPPNPCYYAFVLTAYQRVYALASDWSALLAAPYDTTIPPLFNGSTASEVIDGCLPACNLSALLSAEALWSLQYDPGSPLRQALRDNDLTQWKPVAPMQLYHCGADADVLYANSQVAYSNFVARGAAQVLLINPVPSADHSGCFVPSLSGAKVWFDSLKQ
- a CDS encoding glutathione S-transferase family protein; this encodes MIELIQFPWSPFCIVQRRILEFSGARFKITNIPSGDRALVWKLTRQRYYCVPIIRHGKSVIFEVSDDSQVIAKYLDAKLQLGLFLWDLEGEQSIMWRYIENEVEGIGFKLNDIYWREVVPAADQVAFLRHKERKFGRGCIERWRAQQKELLAQFEQRLLPFEQMLLHRPFLLGHRPRFVDFDLYGIVGNFLYSGHYRLPAAHTRLRKWHARMTHARLASVAEDEDVPF